From the Coffea eugenioides isolate CCC68of chromosome 1, Ceug_1.0, whole genome shotgun sequence genome, the window GACAGGTACGAAGAATGTGTACGTTGGCTTGGACGAAAGCTTGATTTTTGTTCTATAAAAGTGGATTGTATTGTGTATTACAATCATTTCATTGTAGTAgttgaattttatttgtaaGAAAAGTAGTTTGTAACTTTGTTATTTAGGTGCAATTGATTATAAGATTTTGTGTGATGGAGCAGAATGTTGTGTTTGTTAATCAGTTACGCTATCCATTAGGGGcgtgcaaaatcgaaaaatttcgatttatCGATCGACCGAATTCGAAATTTTCGAAATCGGTAATTCGAAATTTGACACTGAAATCGGAATTTTTTATTTCGAATCATGCGAATttggttcgaattcggtaatgaaatttttgaaatcggaatttccgatttcaatttcgttttataatatatatatatattactatttatttatttatatatataataatattttttatttcaatttcattttataatatgtatatttatgtatataataatattttaataatatatttatatataataatatattttataatatatggaatataaaatttatattatataacaatacatctaacaaaaaagaaaaaaagggaaaaaaggtttccgaattcggtgaattcggaATTTACTGAATTCCAAATTGAATTCggaatcgaaatcgaaatcagagttggtgaattcgaaatcgaaatcggtcgGTAATTCCTATACCAAAATTCCGAAAATTCTGAATTCAGacttccgaattaccgaattcgaattcgatatCCACCCCTACTATCCATGGATGAGTTCTTCGAGTGACACTTGTTGAAAAAAGTCTTATTCGACAAAGTCGTAATATGGGTCAAAAGTATCAATATCGAACGCATCAATGGCTTGTTTTAGTGGATAATTTGGTAAGTATTAAATTTTGTTTGctgctattttatttttaaatttttttagggATTTTCATGATGTTTATTTTGTAGGGTGATACGATTTAAGCAGTTGCATATTATAATGACGTTCATGTCTTGAATGAAACTTTACAACTGTACTCGACCGTATTATATTGCAAAGCTACCGTTCATCGAATCCTTAATGGCTCAATAATGCTTGGATCAATTCTTTTTGAGTTGACATTAAGACCGAACGCTTTTATTGAACTTGATGTTTCTGTTCTTGTAGTAGTAGAAGTATTTGTTTCTGCTACAGGTGAAGGGAGTTGCATGTAATGTATATTTGGGAGCTTGCATGTAGGCATGCACATAGTATTTTGTGATCCAAGCTAATCTAGATTGATAGGAGAAGCTTTTCAAACTGCCAGGATGATTTGTTTTTTCGACATAATAAAAGTATGTTAATTTTAGATGCTGTTATTCCttggtgcatttttttttctgggttaaCTATGGTTGACATATGTTCAGATAGATTACATTTATTAGCTATTGTTGGAGATCCTAAGTGCTTTTGTGAAATACATACAGCAAAAAAAATGATCTTGTGCATAAACAACAAACAAAAATGTACAAGAAACAATACAGCAAACATCTAATCTACGCAGCAAATTAAAGAGCAAGTCGAGAGAAATGTAGAAATGCATAAATGAAGGAGGAACGTACTCAGAATTAATACACCGAATAAACAAAGAATACTCATTTTGTAGCAAGAAACACTGGTCATTAATTTGCATCACACCACCACAAACAGAAAGAACCTCACTTAATAGGATTCATTGAGCTCCAATGAATAGAAAAGAACATTAACTCCAAAGCAGGCAAAGGGAAAAAAGATGGTAGTTCAGAAAATGAGCAACCACCACAAAACAGAATTAGTTTATTGAAGTCGACGATAACAAAAAGCAATGAAATGCAATGGCTGTTCTTCTACTCAAATAAACCGAAAAGCAAATTAGTATTGCAATCTACACAAAGATTGCCTGTAATTCTAAGTAAAGAAAAGTGTGAAtgtggggaaaaaaaaaccagaCGGACTGTATTATCAAGCAATTGAAGAcggaaggaaaaagaagacgAAAGTCACTGTTCATCAAGCACATTGAAATCACATTGAAACCGGACTAAACTATTGCCCCTCATAAAGTGAATATTTACGCTGAAACCAGACGAAAGTGCAAAACAAGCAAAGGACAGCTGGCCAAATGTTTTCCCGAGGAAAAAAGCCACCGCTTGAAATCATGTATCAGCTCAACGTCCACTAACTgcttcaaaagaaaaggggttaatttcactttgtCCCCTCAAACTATACACGAAATCCCACTTCAGTTCTTAAACTTTAAAATAGGACACTTAAATCCTTAAATTATAAAATCTAATCCACTTAAATAAAATCTGTTACAGAATCCAAAAAATTGACTGTAGCTTAAGGATGTGGGGGGCACGCTCCATTAGTGTGTATGTGTAATTgttataaaccaaaaaaaaatagggaTATAAAGGTATTTTCAcaccttttttttcattttttctttttcctatgcTTCTTCTTCCCATATCTGCCGCCACTGACATCTCCAATCCTATGCTTTTGTTCAATGGCCTCCAAGCATTTTTCATCTCTTATTTACCAATCCAAAACTATTTCCGTCAAATCCCACTTCATATTCCAAATCTGCAACCGTATTCCAAAAATCGTCGAAGTCTCACAAAATACGTGTCTAATCTAACCACTAAATTTCTTGTCAAATTCACTTCCatgaaattcttttttgttGAATTCGAATTGTTCTTGGGGCAGCTGTGATTTCTGCGACATCTGCAGTGGTACTCCTAAGCGGCTGGTGGTGAAGTGGAAGATAGACTTAGCATTTGCTGGCTTCATCCTGTTATTTGCAAGAACCCTACTTCATTTCTTACCAGAATCCCACGAAAATGTTGTGGTCAAAGACTCCCAAGAAGCAAGGTGGGCTTATTGGTGCTGGTGGCTGTGAGTTGGTTGATGACAAGATAATTAAGGGATTTAGTGTCAGAAACCTTTCCAATGGAAAGGCAGCCATCAAATACTGGTATGAGCCATTTCTTAAGCTGCCATAATCTGTATTTGTGATGAGGAGGGTTCTGATAAGGTACAAGCAATATTGGGTTGGTGATGGGTAACGAAGATGATGATCTCTTGGCAGCTAGAGCAGCTTTTCAAGGGGAGGAAGAAAAGGTTTTTGGTGAACCTATAGCAGAATTGTTAAGCAAGAAGAATTGTGGAAGAGTCTCTAAAAACTCCTCCACTAGAGGTTGCAGGATTGGAGTTTCCTGGAGGAGCTTCGGATCTGTCCTGGGTTCTCATCAAAACTTGCTCCACCATGTCCTCATCTACACTAGCAGACTAGCTCACCTAGTCCAACATTCTAAAGCTGCAGCCATGGCTTTTGTACAAGTAGAACTGGAACTAAAAGCCTAATAGCATTAGTAAGCATAGACATATAAGAATAGAAGCTTTTGAAGGTTGTTAAAGCTTTGTCTTTTTTAGATATCTTGATAATAGTAGCAATAGGATTGGAGCCGTCAGTGGTGGCGGAtgagggaagaagaagaataggaaaaagaaaaaaaaggaaacataaGGGAGAGGGGAGAAAAGGGTATAAAATTACCTTTATGTCCCTACTTTTTTGTTTTATAAGAATTACACGTACACACTGATGGAGCGTGCCTCCCACACCTCTAAGACACCGTCAATTTTTTGGATTTCGTCACGGATTTTATTTAAGTGGGTTAGATTTTgtagtttagggacttaagtgttcCATTTTAAAGTTCAAGAATTTAAGTGGGATTCAGTGTATAGTTtgaggggacaaagtggaattaaagAAAAGCCACCGCTTGAAATCATGTATCAGGAATTCATGCAAAAAAAGCCAAGTTCCCAAATCACCCCTCTAACAAGCAAAATTAACAAAGAAACCGGACAAAGTCTTTACCCTTCATAAAACCCATATTTACAATTAAACCTGCCCAAAAAGTACTGTTCACAACCAGCATTGACGCTTTACTTATAGTtatgatatgatatgatttgTTGGGCTGGTTGCCAGCTACGTTGTTTTTACCATTGATTCTTGTGGCTCTGTCAGCAAAAGGAAGATGAGGTTGATAATCATTTTCCCGGGCAACAATTATAAAGACAGAACCATCCTCTCCTTTAAAAGAGTTGTACTTGTCAACCGGATATTGAACTAAGGAGTAAATGTAACAATACGCAAACACAAGAGATGAAGTTTGTTCGAGAGGTCGTAGtgcaaaaattataagaaggggtaaaaaaaaaaaaaagtcaaggtAGTATTTAGTGAATTTATAACTTTTCTTGGAATATAACGGAGACAATTGGAATTGTCTTGCAATTAAAAAGGGCAATAAAGAATGATAAAAGGATAATGAAGCAagtttaataaaaataaaaaaccaaacaaaaaaaagaggaggaaaaCAAACCACTGGTCACCAAGAAGTTAAAACCTGGAGAATTTAACAGGTGAATTGCTCCACAATATGCACTACTAAAGGTTCAGAAACCATGACAATATGCAACCATGAAACCAGACAAAAAGTTACGAAAAATGTCTAAACTAGAAGAAGTCAAAAAAGCCAGAGTAACTCTCATATCATCTAAATCTGAATACACAAAACTCAAAGCTAGGAAGCAACATCTTCGTCCCCATGATAGCAAGATTGCCCCCAAAGGCTGGCACGGGGGGAATTACAGAATTTATATTCATATCCCAGATGATCGCAATTCTTCTTCTCCATGTGCAAAGTGACACCTATCCCCAAAAGTACAAGATCCCTTGGCAAAGTTCTCACAGAGTTTGGTTTTGAAGTTGCTAGCAGCAGCTGAGCCTTTAGGGCCCCCATGGTTTTTCAGAGGAGGCCGTGCAGCTGAACTTACATTGGCAATAAGCTCGCGCACCATCTGAGTTGCCAGCTTTATCTGATCGAATGTACCCTCCAGCTCAATGTTCTTCGAGTTAGGGTCTGAATCATGGTCCCTTATGGCAAGTTTTGCCCCCGTAGTGCGACAAATGTGTTTTGAATTCACACCACCTTTCCCAATAATTGCTCCAGCAAGAGAGGCATCCACACTTATCTTAGCTGTAGCAGAGGCTCCAAAGCTCCCTGCAGCTCCAAAGTCCGGAGGGGTTGACTCCATTCTGCCACCAAACCTACCAGGGTGTGGTC encodes:
- the LOC113777016 gene encoding zinc finger CCCH domain-containing protein 14-like — protein: MEFGGARKRGRPDGGAATNGNGGIKKSKQETESFSSGIGSKSKPCTKFFSTSGCQFGEGCHFLHYVPGGIKAVTQILGSNPALPAASRNPVVPPSFPDGSSPPAVKTRLCNKYNTAEGCKFGDKCHFAHGAWELGKPTAPVHEDPRATGPHPGRFGGRMESTPPDFGAAGSFGASATAKISVDASLAGAIIGKGGVNSKHICRTTGAKLAIRDHDSDPNSKNIELEGTFDQIKLATQMVRELIANVSSAARPPLKNHGGPKGSAAASNFKTKLCENFAKGSCTFGDRCHFAHGEEELRSSGI